Proteins encoded together in one Candidatus Xianfuyuplasma coldseepsis window:
- a CDS encoding ZIP family metal transporter: MFDWIYANPVLAALLGTLFTWGLTAAGSALVFPFANVSKKLFNGLLGFSAGVMIAASFWSLLNPAIILAEETGMNPVLQASLGFLSGGLFILLIDRYLPHMHVMTKHEEGVKSSWHRSVLLVLAITLHNIPEGLAVGVAFGYAATVAGGSTAAAAAIGGAVALAIGIGIQNFPEGAAVSVPLRREGMSKTKAFMIGQFSGMVEPIAGVVGALLAISMQTILPFSLSFAAGAMIYVVVEELIPESQMMETTKIATIGAMVGFVVMMTLDVALG; this comes from the coding sequence ATGTTTGATTGGATTTATGCAAATCCAGTACTCGCCGCGTTACTAGGAACGCTATTCACCTGGGGCTTAACTGCTGCTGGTTCAGCACTTGTATTTCCCTTTGCTAATGTATCCAAGAAACTGTTTAATGGATTACTCGGATTTAGTGCCGGGGTTATGATCGCTGCTTCCTTTTGGAGTTTATTAAACCCAGCGATAATCCTTGCTGAAGAAACAGGGATGAATCCTGTTTTACAGGCATCGTTAGGATTCCTAAGTGGTGGATTATTCATTCTATTAATTGACAGATACTTACCTCATATGCATGTGATGACAAAGCATGAAGAGGGTGTGAAGTCCTCTTGGCACCGTAGTGTCTTATTGGTTCTTGCGATTACATTGCATAATATACCAGAAGGATTAGCTGTAGGGGTAGCCTTTGGGTATGCTGCAACGGTTGCTGGTGGTAGTACTGCCGCAGCTGCAGCCATTGGTGGAGCCGTCGCTCTTGCTATTGGTATCGGAATTCAAAACTTTCCTGAGGGAGCCGCAGTAAGTGTTCCACTGCGTCGTGAAGGAATGAGTAAAACAAAAGCGTTTATGATTGGCCAATTTAGTGGTATGGTTGAACCGATTGCCGGTGTTGTGGGTGCATTGTTAGCAATTTCAATGCAAACTATCTTACCATTTTCACTAAGCTTTGCGGCCGGTGCGATGATTTATGTTGTTGTTGAAGAATTAATACCTGAATCACAAATGATGGAAACAACTAAAATTGCCACGATTGGGGCAATGGTTGGTTTCGTAGTGATGATGACATTGGATGTTGCCCTTGGATGA
- the fba gene encoding class II fructose-1,6-bisphosphate aldolase, translated as MALVSAKEMLQKARKEGYAVGQFNINNLEWTKAILTAAEESKSPVILGVSEGAARYMTGFDTVVGMVNGMLKNLNITVPVAIHLDHGSFEGAKKCIEAGFSSVMFDGSHFEIEENIQKTKEIVQYAHDLGISVEAEVGSIGGEEDGIVGGGEVADVNECKMIADLGVDMLAAGIGNIHGKYPENWAGLRLDVLKEIQDATGQMPLVLHGGTGIPGDMIKEAISLGVSKINVNTEIQLVFAEATRQYIEAGKDLQGKGFDPRKLLKPGYDAAIATVKEKMELFGSVNKA; from the coding sequence ATGGCTTTAGTATCAGCAAAAGAAATGTTACAAAAAGCGCGTAAAGAAGGGTATGCCGTAGGGCAATTTAACATTAACAATCTCGAATGGACAAAAGCAATCTTAACCGCAGCCGAAGAAAGTAAATCACCTGTAATCTTAGGTGTTAGCGAAGGTGCTGCTCGTTATATGACTGGTTTTGACACCGTTGTTGGTATGGTAAATGGAATGTTGAAAAACTTAAACATCACTGTACCGGTTGCCATTCATTTGGATCACGGATCATTTGAAGGTGCAAAAAAATGTATTGAAGCAGGATTCAGTAGTGTTATGTTTGATGGATCACACTTTGAAATTGAAGAAAACATTCAAAAAACCAAAGAAATCGTTCAATATGCTCATGATTTAGGCATCAGTGTTGAAGCCGAAGTTGGAAGTATCGGTGGCGAAGAAGATGGTATCGTTGGTGGCGGAGAAGTCGCAGACGTAAATGAATGTAAAATGATTGCCGACCTTGGTGTTGATATGCTAGCAGCTGGAATCGGAAATATTCATGGGAAATACCCTGAAAACTGGGCTGGATTACGTTTGGATGTCTTAAAAGAGATCCAAGATGCTACTGGACAAATGCCTCTCGTACTACATGGTGGAACAGGAATTCCTGGAGATATGATAAAAGAAGCAATCTCATTAGGTGTTTCTAAAATTAATGTTAACACTGAAATTCAATTGGTATTCGCTGAAGCAACTCGTCAATACATCGAAGCTGGAAAAGATTTACAAGGAAAAGGATTTGATCCTCGTAAATTATTAAAACCTGGTTATGATGCTGCAATCGCTACAGTAAAAGAAAAAATGGAGCTATTTGGTTCTGTAAACAAAGCGTAG
- a CDS encoding PepSY domain-containing protein, translated as MKPQNNTLSVIIKFGVLASVGLALSALILYIREPLMIHLFILVLGIIIFVLSLIIYIFYDQIDELQTKITTLDVYRISVNKRIDQLETDNTTTDKD; from the coding sequence TTGAAACCACAAAACAACACATTAAGTGTCATCATTAAATTTGGTGTTTTAGCCAGTGTTGGTTTAGCACTATCTGCCCTTATACTTTATATCCGAGAACCCTTGATGATTCACCTATTCATCCTTGTATTAGGAATCATTATATTTGTTCTTTCACTCATAATCTACATATTTTACGATCAAATTGATGAACTCCAAACAAAAATAACTACACTCGATGTGTATCGCATTAGCGTGAATAAACGAATTGATCAGCTAGAAACCGACAATACTACGACTGATAAAGACTGA
- the hpt gene encoding hypoxanthine phosphoribosyltransferase, whose amino-acid sequence MHNDIAEILVSEEQIDEIAKRLGKQLTEDYKDKYPIVVGLLKGCVPFMGRLITEMNCHLEMEFMDVSSYHGGIKSSGDIQIKKDLTIPVQDRHVIIAEDIVDTGKTIRVVMDLLLYRGAKSVSVVTLLDKPAGRVVSLDPEYIGVTIPNKFVVGYGLDFDEKYRNLPYVGVLKPEVYE is encoded by the coding sequence ATGCATAATGATATCGCAGAAATTTTAGTATCGGAAGAGCAAATTGACGAAATAGCCAAACGACTTGGAAAACAACTTACCGAAGACTACAAAGACAAGTACCCAATCGTTGTTGGGTTATTAAAAGGTTGTGTTCCATTTATGGGACGTCTCATCACCGAGATGAACTGTCACTTGGAAATGGAATTTATGGATGTATCAAGTTACCACGGTGGAATTAAATCCTCTGGTGATATCCAAATTAAAAAAGACCTTACCATCCCGGTACAAGATCGTCATGTCATTATTGCAGAAGATATCGTAGATACCGGTAAAACCATTCGTGTCGTAATGGATTTACTATTATATCGAGGAGCAAAAAGTGTTAGTGTCGTAACACTTTTAGATAAACCGGCTGGGCGAGTTGTATCGCTTGATCCGGAATACATTGGCGTTACCATTCCCAACAAATTCGTTGTGGGATATGGTCTCGACTTTGACGAAAAATATCGTAACCTCCCTTATGTAGGCGTACTAAAACCAGAGGTATACGAATAG
- the cysE gene encoding serine O-acetyltransferase, whose product MGMISDIKTVKQKDPAARHALDIILTHNGLHAVWYYRIAHFFWTIKLKMIARIISNIGRMLTGADIHPAATIGKNFLIDHATGVVIGETAEIGQNVLMYHGVTLGGTGNDSGCKRHPTVCDHVMIAAGAKILGNIHIGYGAKIGANAVVLKEVPPHSTAVGMPARIIQKEETKLLTETDCSLVAKEKKYKKRVAS is encoded by the coding sequence ATGGGAATGATTAGTGATATTAAAACCGTCAAACAAAAAGATCCTGCAGCACGACACGCTTTAGATATTATCCTAACGCATAATGGACTACACGCCGTATGGTATTATCGTATCGCTCATTTCTTTTGGACTATAAAATTAAAAATGATTGCACGTATTATTAGTAATATTGGCCGAATGTTAACAGGCGCTGATATTCATCCAGCAGCAACCATTGGCAAAAACTTCCTAATTGATCATGCAACGGGTGTGGTCATCGGTGAAACCGCTGAAATTGGACAAAATGTACTAATGTATCACGGTGTAACCTTAGGTGGAACCGGTAATGATTCCGGATGCAAACGTCATCCAACCGTATGCGATCATGTGATGATTGCTGCCGGTGCAAAAATACTTGGTAATATTCATATTGGTTACGGAGCTAAGATTGGTGCCAATGCGGTAGTATTAAAAGAAGTACCACCACATTCGACAGCAGTCGGAATGCCAGCACGAATTATTCAAAAAGAAGAGACCAAATTACTAACCGAAACAGATTGCAGTTTGGTAGCAAAGGAAAAAAAGTATAAAAAAAGAGTAGCTAGCTAA
- the cysK gene encoding cysteine synthase A — translation MIVQNIYDLIGNTPIIELHGLTTENDATLYLKLEWFNPGGSVKDRIALNMIHMAEQEGLLTPGDTIVEPTSGNTGIGIAMVGAAKGYKTILIMPDSLSIERRKILKGYGATLILTEAEKGMKESIRIAEDLVEKHGYFMPMQFENINNPKAHMKTTALEILEDLPNLDYFVAAVGTGGTITGVGSILKEHIPHVSIKAVEPKTSAVLSGNPPGPHTIQGIGAGFIPDVLDTTVYDEVLLVDDDEAYEMARYLAKEYGLFVGISTGANVAAALQLAHKVGSGKTVLTVSPSNAERYLSTKLFIE, via the coding sequence ATGATTGTACAAAACATATATGATTTAATCGGTAATACACCAATTATTGAATTACATGGATTAACTACCGAGAATGATGCAACACTATATCTTAAATTGGAATGGTTCAATCCTGGAGGTAGTGTTAAGGACCGAATTGCATTAAATATGATTCATATGGCGGAACAGGAAGGTCTTTTAACACCTGGCGATACGATTGTTGAACCAACCAGTGGTAATACCGGCATCGGAATTGCGATGGTTGGTGCGGCTAAAGGATATAAAACCATCTTAATTATGCCGGATAGTCTCAGCATCGAGCGCCGCAAGATATTAAAAGGATATGGAGCTACATTGATTCTCACCGAAGCGGAAAAGGGTATGAAAGAATCGATTCGGATTGCGGAAGACCTTGTAGAAAAACATGGCTACTTCATGCCAATGCAGTTTGAGAACATCAACAATCCAAAAGCCCATATGAAAACAACCGCTCTGGAAATTCTAGAGGATTTACCCAATTTAGACTACTTTGTTGCTGCGGTTGGTACCGGTGGTACCATAACCGGAGTCGGTTCTATATTAAAAGAACACATCCCACATGTGTCCATTAAAGCCGTGGAACCAAAAACAAGTGCTGTATTAAGTGGTAACCCTCCAGGACCACATACGATTCAAGGCATTGGTGCAGGATTTATCCCAGATGTATTGGATACCACTGTTTATGATGAAGTGCTTCTAGTGGATGATGATGAAGCGTATGAAATGGCTCGATATCTCGCGAAAGAATATGGATTATTTGTTGGAATATCAACCGGAGCAAATGTTGCTGCTGCGTTGCAATTAGCACATAAAGTAGGTTCCGGAAAAACCGTATTAACGGTTTCTCCAAGTAACGCAGAACGATACTTATCCACAAAACTATTTATTGAATAA
- a CDS encoding metal ABC transporter substrate-binding protein: protein MKKLLLLVGILVMSLSLAACKGTEDDDRPKIYVTVYPMEFLIEEIAGDTVNVIQVPGASSHSDSIDWSAREIIDMINSDLLFYIHGGADDYIPDNADVFDDGDVELIDMSQHIEYNEVCYTHTHEEHEEEQTENPVDETCDANMISDDPHFWIDPVRMAEAALFVKDKLIATYPENEELYNNNYNVLNSALEKLDLDYQEMADNATKPIITTVMLFSYWHDRYDIEIISITTDAHSSETNPGELIEVLEIAQEHNVEYILFEKNANSPAGTQLLSDLQTTAPEAAALYLHGLGQITDDERDNGSTYLTLMIDNLTALNSATK from the coding sequence ATGAAAAAATTACTACTACTCGTGGGGATTCTTGTGATGTCCTTATCACTTGCCGCGTGTAAGGGAACCGAGGACGATGATCGTCCCAAAATATATGTTACTGTGTATCCAATGGAGTTTTTAATCGAAGAAATCGCCGGTGATACGGTGAATGTCATTCAAGTACCTGGAGCCTCTTCCCATAGCGATTCCATCGACTGGAGTGCCCGTGAAATCATCGATATGATCAATTCCGATTTACTCTTCTATATACACGGTGGCGCAGACGACTACATTCCTGATAATGCGGATGTATTTGATGATGGTGATGTCGAGTTAATCGATATGTCCCAACACATTGAATACAACGAAGTTTGTTATACCCATACGCATGAAGAACACGAGGAAGAACAAACTGAGAACCCCGTGGATGAAACCTGTGATGCAAACATGATAAGCGATGATCCACACTTCTGGATAGATCCTGTTCGGATGGCAGAAGCTGCATTATTTGTGAAAGACAAGTTAATTGCTACCTATCCTGAAAACGAAGAACTCTATAATAATAACTACAATGTTCTCAACTCCGCACTAGAAAAATTAGATTTAGATTATCAAGAAATGGCGGATAATGCAACAAAACCAATCATTACAACCGTTATGTTATTTAGTTATTGGCATGATCGTTATGATATTGAAATTATATCGATAACAACCGATGCGCACAGTAGTGAAACCAATCCCGGTGAATTAATTGAAGTATTAGAAATTGCCCAGGAACATAATGTGGAATACATCTTGTTCGAGAAAAATGCCAATTCTCCCGCAGGAACACAATTACTATCTGACTTACAAACAACCGCCCCAGAAGCTGCTGCCTTGTACTTACATGGTTTAGGACAAATTACCGATGATGAGCGAGACAACGGATCCACCTATCTCACCCTCATGATCGACAACTTAACAGCACTAAATAGCGCTACAAAATAG
- the ftsH gene encoding ATP-dependent zinc metalloprotease FtsH → MADNKQMRPAPSRFGNLIVISIILLFVFGAYYVYTNSSEETVTYNNTTFKQAIINGEIDRMYSEPLSGDANQGGFRIYGTKDDNAKTPYQLEIADTSQLDTLVGLADTHGVIYEHEPASSYTFWNVLGIIAPLIILVVIVAIFLRNQGGNNRAFDFGKNRARLHKGKTTTFKNVAGVDEEKEELAEIIDFLKEPKKYMSLGARIPTGVLLVGPPGTGKTLLARAVAGEASVPFYSISGSDFVEMFVGVGASRVRDMFKNAKQNAPCIVFIDEIDAVGRQRGAGLGGGHDEREQTLNQLLVEMDGFGTNSGIIVMAATNRPDVLDPALLRPGRFDRQITIGRPDIKGRQAILEVHARNKKLDPKVTFQEIAKRTPGFTGADLENLLNEAALLAARENKKHIKLYHIDEAVDRVMMGPAKKSRVFTKRERNFIAHHEAGHAVLGIKLDNANIVHKVTIIPRGQAGGYALMLPEEEESFLATRQSLIDRITGLLGGRVAEEIIFNEVSTGAHNDFQKATEIARSMVTEYGMSSLGPIQYEKRNGSVFLGRDYNTDKAFSDQVALEIDNEVRKIINDCYENAKEVLTKNIDLLKLIAKYLLEVETLTKEDIYEIVETGTIGWWEKKKAKQEAQQQEIAETEDVSTKQETAVSPE, encoded by the coding sequence ATGGCAGATAACAAGCAAATGCGCCCAGCCCCAAGCAGGTTTGGGAACTTAATCGTCATATCGATTATCCTCTTATTTGTCTTTGGTGCATACTATGTATACACCAATTCAAGCGAGGAAACTGTAACGTACAACAATACAACATTTAAACAAGCAATCATCAATGGTGAAATTGATCGCATGTACTCTGAGCCATTAAGTGGAGACGCCAATCAAGGTGGATTCAGAATTTACGGTACCAAAGATGACAATGCAAAAACACCGTATCAATTAGAGATTGCGGATACATCACAATTAGACACCCTTGTCGGACTTGCCGATACCCATGGTGTTATTTATGAACATGAACCAGCAAGTAGTTATACCTTCTGGAATGTTCTTGGTATTATCGCACCACTGATTATCTTAGTTGTCATTGTTGCTATTTTTCTACGAAATCAAGGCGGTAATAATCGTGCCTTTGACTTTGGAAAAAACCGTGCTCGTTTGCACAAAGGAAAAACAACAACATTCAAAAATGTTGCCGGTGTTGATGAAGAAAAAGAAGAACTTGCGGAAATCATTGATTTCTTGAAAGAACCGAAAAAATACATGTCCTTAGGCGCTCGTATTCCTACTGGTGTCTTACTTGTAGGGCCTCCTGGAACTGGGAAAACCTTACTCGCACGTGCTGTAGCTGGAGAAGCAAGTGTACCATTTTATTCCATCAGTGGATCGGACTTCGTAGAAATGTTCGTTGGTGTAGGTGCAAGTCGTGTTCGTGACATGTTCAAAAACGCCAAACAAAACGCGCCATGTATCGTCTTTATCGATGAGATTGATGCTGTTGGACGTCAACGGGGAGCCGGTTTAGGTGGCGGACACGATGAACGCGAACAAACCTTAAACCAATTACTCGTCGAAATGGATGGATTTGGCACCAACTCGGGTATTATCGTCATGGCAGCAACCAACCGTCCTGACGTACTCGATCCTGCATTACTACGTCCAGGACGATTTGATCGACAAATTACAATCGGTCGCCCTGACATCAAAGGTCGGCAAGCAATTTTAGAAGTCCATGCACGTAACAAAAAGCTCGATCCAAAAGTAACCTTCCAAGAAATTGCCAAACGTACTCCTGGATTTACCGGAGCGGATTTGGAAAACTTGTTAAATGAAGCCGCATTACTCGCGGCGCGTGAAAACAAAAAACACATCAAGTTGTATCACATCGATGAAGCGGTGGACCGCGTCATGATGGGACCTGCGAAAAAATCACGGGTCTTCACCAAACGCGAACGTAACTTTATCGCCCACCATGAAGCTGGACACGCCGTACTTGGTATTAAACTAGACAATGCCAACATCGTTCACAAAGTAACGATTATACCCCGCGGGCAAGCTGGTGGATACGCACTAATGTTACCGGAAGAGGAAGAGTCATTCCTCGCTACACGCCAAAGCTTAATCGACCGGATTACCGGTTTACTTGGCGGACGTGTTGCGGAAGAAATCATTTTCAATGAAGTGAGTACTGGTGCTCATAACGACTTCCAAAAAGCAACGGAAATAGCCCGTTCAATGGTGACGGAGTACGGTATGAGTTCACTTGGTCCAATTCAATATGAAAAACGTAATGGATCGGTCTTCTTAGGTCGTGACTATAATACTGATAAAGCGTTTAGTGATCAAGTTGCTTTGGAAATTGACAATGAAGTCCGTAAAATCATCAATGATTGTTACGAAAATGCTAAAGAAGTATTAACAAAGAACATTGATTTGCTGAAACTGATTGCAAAATACTTGCTTGAGGTCGAAACCTTAACCAAAGAAGACATCTACGAAATCGTGGAAACCGGAACCATTGGTTGGTGGGAAAAGAAAAAAGCAAAACAAGAGGCACAACAACAAGAAATAGCAGAAACAGAAGACGTATCTACAAAACAAGAGACAGCCGTCTCACCGGAATAA
- a CDS encoding RNA-binding S4 domain-containing protein: MRIDKFLKVSRIIKRRTLAKEVADNGRILVNDRVAKSSTKVDVDDIITITFGNRVVTVKVLALLDSTKKEDAGNMFEIIEEKRL, from the coding sequence ATGCGAATAGACAAATTCTTAAAAGTATCGCGCATCATCAAACGACGTACCCTCGCCAAAGAGGTTGCCGATAACGGCCGTATTCTCGTCAACGATCGCGTTGCTAAGTCATCCACTAAAGTCGATGTGGATGATATCATTACGATTACATTTGGAAATCGTGTTGTCACCGTTAAAGTCCTTGCGTTACTGGATTCCACAAAAAAAGAAGATGCGGGAAATATGTTTGAAATCATTGAAGAAAAAAGGCTATAA
- the lysS gene encoding lysine--tRNA ligase, with translation MHMEKLSEQEIVRREKMASLQDQGIDPFGVRFDRTHTTKSLHDAFDSYTKEELHDIEPKEIVKVAGRIMTKRGKGKAAFAHIMDRDGQVQLYVRLDVVGENAFEYFNKADLGDIIGVTGTIMKTRMGELSIRVETIEHLSKALRPLPEKWHGLKDIEERYRRRYVDLITNEETKETFILRSKIITMIRDYLNKDGYLEVETPILHPILGGAAARPFVTHHNTLDMPLYLRIAPELYLKRLIVGGLEKVYELGRNFRNEGISIKHNPEFTMLELYQAYGNVDTMMELTEKLIKYVAKQLGKETVVYNDKEIHLTKPWAKLHMADVVRDKVGIDFWDPDMTFEQAKQFALDKDLEVPKHYTGTGHILNLLFEAYCEEDIIQPTFLYGHPVEISPLAKKNPEDPRFTDRFELFIDGREYGNAFTELNDPIDQKERFMSQIKEKDLGNDEAVEMDIDYVEALEYGMPPTGGLGLGIDRLIMLLTGSTSIRDVLLFPHMKPRG, from the coding sequence ATACATATGGAAAAACTAAGTGAACAAGAAATCGTTCGTCGCGAGAAAATGGCATCTTTACAAGATCAAGGAATTGATCCTTTCGGCGTTCGTTTTGATCGCACACACACCACAAAATCCCTGCACGATGCCTTTGATTCTTATACCAAAGAAGAATTACACGACATCGAACCAAAGGAAATTGTGAAAGTTGCAGGTCGAATCATGACCAAACGTGGAAAAGGAAAGGCTGCTTTTGCTCATATCATGGATCGTGATGGCCAAGTTCAACTGTATGTTCGGTTAGACGTTGTTGGTGAGAATGCCTTTGAATACTTTAACAAAGCGGACTTAGGAGACATCATCGGTGTCACTGGGACTATCATGAAAACACGTATGGGTGAGTTATCCATCCGTGTGGAGACGATTGAACACTTATCCAAAGCATTACGTCCACTTCCAGAAAAATGGCACGGTTTAAAGGATATCGAAGAACGTTATCGCCGTCGTTATGTCGACTTAATTACCAATGAAGAAACCAAAGAAACATTTATCTTACGTTCAAAAATCATCACGATGATTCGTGACTATTTAAATAAAGATGGATACTTGGAAGTCGAAACCCCAATTCTTCATCCGATTTTAGGTGGAGCCGCAGCCCGTCCGTTTGTCACCCATCATAATACATTGGATATGCCACTCTATTTACGGATTGCCCCAGAACTATATCTGAAACGACTCATTGTTGGTGGGTTAGAAAAAGTCTACGAACTCGGTCGTAATTTCCGTAATGAGGGAATCAGTATTAAACACAACCCTGAATTTACGATGTTGGAATTGTATCAAGCATATGGAAACGTTGATACAATGATGGAGTTAACGGAAAAGCTTATCAAATACGTCGCAAAACAACTCGGTAAAGAGACGGTTGTATATAACGACAAAGAGATTCATTTAACCAAACCATGGGCAAAACTGCACATGGCTGACGTTGTCCGTGACAAGGTAGGTATTGATTTTTGGGATCCCGACATGACCTTTGAACAAGCAAAACAATTTGCGCTTGATAAAGATCTTGAAGTCCCAAAACACTACACCGGTACCGGTCATATCCTGAACTTATTATTTGAAGCGTACTGTGAGGAAGACATCATTCAACCAACATTCCTGTATGGCCACCCGGTTGAAATTAGTCCACTTGCGAAGAAAAATCCAGAAGATCCCCGTTTTACTGATCGTTTCGAACTATTCATTGATGGTCGTGAATACGGAAATGCCTTCACGGAGTTAAATGATCCCATTGATCAAAAAGAACGCTTTATGTCTCAAATTAAAGAAAAAGATTTAGGGAACGATGAAGCTGTTGAAATGGATATTGATTACGTAGAAGCATTGGAATATGGTATGCCGCCAACTGGTGGTTTAGGATTAGGTATTGATCGCTTAATAATGCTACTTACCGGTAGCACTTCAATCCGTGACGTCCTCTTGTTTCCCCACATGAAACCACGTGGATAA
- the tilS gene encoding tRNA lysidine(34) synthetase TilS: MAKDLVKLVKDKQLFNKTEPIIVALSGGVDSMVLFDIIHKLNNNVIIAHVNHNKRDESIEEYNYIKAMAKSVGVRFEGYTIKQQDQSNFQHDSRLKRYDFFKAIAAKYNSKKIAVAHHLDDQVETVLMRIVRGTSFSGYTGIKEIRMDRNVSIIRPLMNITKEDIITYAEKHDIAFFNDHTNQEDVYTRNRFRNHIIPLLKEENPNLESKIIQLAEYIDSADELIEAQKRTFLREYSMYNHVSLHDFNKLNKIVKIKIIQHMVNQATNNSVEVSYEQYKQIIELCYNEHPNQRISLSDDYDFVKEYDVIYVTKLEDIVPIMIQVNKVGEYFVSDERSFVFTTDKMVQNNSNYFELCYNKLVFPLYIRQRQNGDKMSLSVGTKKVKDILIDQKVPKSVRDRLLVIATETEVLWIPGIKKAHTDRTCEHKLYIYEVK, translated from the coding sequence ATGGCTAAAGACTTAGTTAAACTTGTGAAAGATAAACAATTATTCAATAAAACCGAACCAATCATTGTCGCATTAAGTGGAGGCGTTGATTCAATGGTTCTTTTCGACATCATTCACAAGTTGAACAACAACGTTATTATTGCCCATGTCAATCACAATAAACGTGATGAATCCATCGAGGAATACAACTACATTAAAGCAATGGCTAAGTCTGTTGGTGTTCGTTTTGAGGGGTATACCATTAAGCAACAAGATCAGTCTAATTTTCAGCACGATTCACGACTAAAACGATATGATTTTTTCAAAGCGATTGCCGCGAAGTACAACAGTAAAAAGATTGCCGTGGCTCATCATCTTGATGATCAAGTGGAAACAGTCTTAATGCGAATTGTTCGAGGGACTAGTTTTAGCGGTTATACCGGTATTAAAGAAATTCGGATGGATCGTAACGTATCCATTATTCGTCCCTTAATGAACATCACAAAAGAGGATATTATCACATATGCGGAAAAACACGATATTGCCTTCTTTAACGATCATACCAATCAAGAAGATGTCTATACGAGAAATCGATTTAGAAATCACATTATTCCTCTATTAAAAGAAGAAAATCCCAATCTTGAAAGTAAAATCATTCAGCTTGCGGAATACATCGATTCTGCGGATGAGTTAATCGAGGCTCAAAAACGAACATTCTTACGTGAGTATTCAATGTATAATCACGTTAGTTTACACGATTTCAACAAACTCAACAAGATTGTCAAGATTAAAATCATCCAGCATATGGTAAACCAAGCGACAAATAATTCCGTTGAAGTTTCCTACGAACAATACAAACAAATCATTGAACTGTGTTATAATGAACATCCCAATCAGCGTATCAGTTTAAGTGATGATTATGATTTCGTCAAAGAATACGATGTTATCTACGTCACAAAACTAGAAGATATCGTTCCAATTATGATTCAAGTAAATAAGGTTGGCGAGTATTTTGTATCCGATGAACGTAGTTTCGTCTTTACAACGGATAAAATGGTACAAAATAATAGTAATTATTTTGAATTATGTTATAATAAATTAGTATTTCCACTCTACATCAGACAGCGACAAAATGGCGATAAGATGTCACTATCCGTTGGTACCAAGAAAGTCAAAGACATTTTAATTGATCAGAAAGTACCAAAATCCGTTCGCGATCGACTCTTGGTGATTGCGACCGAAACCGAGGTGTTGTGGATACCAGGAATAAAAAAAGCCCATACGGATCGCACGTGTGAGCACAAACTATATATCTATGAGGTGAAATAA